The Parambassis ranga chromosome 19, fParRan2.1, whole genome shotgun sequence genome contains a region encoding:
- the golt1bb gene encoding golgi transport 1Bb yields the protein MISLTDSQKIGMGLTGFGVFFLFFGMMLFFDKALLAIGNILFVSGLSFVIGLERTFRFFFQRHKLKATSFFLGGVFVVLIGWPIVGVVLEIYGFFLLFRGFFPVAVGFIRRVPVLGSLLSLPGISTLVDKIGESNTMV from the exons ATGATTTCACTCACGGATTCACAGA AAATTGGGATGGGGCTGACAGGGTTCggtgtgtttttcctcttctttggGATGATGCTGTTTTTTGATAAAGCTCTCCTTGCCATTGGAAAT ATTCTCTTCGTCTCTGGCCTGTCCTTCGTCATCGGACTGGAGCGCACCTTCAGGTTTTTCTTCCAGAGACACAAACTAAAAGCCACCAGCTTCTTCCTGGGAGGAGTGTTTGTGGTTCTGATCGGCTGGCCGATCGTTGGAGTCGTCCTGGAGATCTAtggtttcttcctcttatttAG AGGATTCTTCCCAGTGGCGGTTGGATTCATCAGACGGGTTCCTGTGCTCGGATCTTTGCTCAGTTTACCTGGGATCAGTACT CTTGTGGACAAAATTGGCGAGAGCAACACGATGGTATAA
- the slc35b4 gene encoding UDP-xylose and UDP-N-acetylglucosamine transporter, with product MGTVFAIVLVFVGCCSNVVSLELLVREFPGCGNIVTFAQFLFIALEGLITEANFGRKKPAIPISNYVIMVTMFFTVSVINNYALNFNIAMPLHMIFRSGSLIANMILGIIILKKRYSTSKYLSIALVSAGIFICTIMSAKQVNVSSEGSEEQGFYAFVHWLIGIGMLTFALLMSARMGIFQETLYKQFGKHSKEALFYNHCLPLPGFLLLSTDIYNHCIHFSQSTPVALPVIGLHMPIMWLYLLVNVITQYVCIRGVFILTTECASLTVTLVVTLRKFLSLIFSIIYFQNPFTTWHWLGTGVVFLGTLLYTEVWSSVQAALRGPDAKQKKTD from the exons ATGGGGACCGTGTTTGccattgttcttgtttttgtcGGATGTTGTAGCAATGTGGTGTCTCTGGAGCTGCTTGTAAG AGAGTTTCCAGGATGTGGCAATATAGTCACCTTCgctcagtttttatttattgcattAGAAGGTTTAATCACTGAAGCAAACTTTGGAAGAAAGAAACCAGCGATCCCTATCAG TAACTATGTGATCATGGTGACCATGTTCTTCACCGTCAGTGTGATCAACAACTACGCTCTCAACTTCAACATCGCCATGCCGTTACACATGATCTTCAGATCA gggTCGCTAATTGCTAACATGATCCTGGGAATAATCATCCTGAAGAAAAG GTATTCCACCAGCAAATATTTGTCTATAGCTTTAGTTTCAGCTGGCATCTTCATCTGCACCATAATGTCTGCCAAACAAGTT aacGTTTCCAGTGAGGGATCAGAAGAACAAGGCTTCTATGCTTTTGTGCACTGGCTTATAG GCATCGGCATGCTGACCTTTGCTCTGCTGATGTCAGCGAGGATGGGCATTTTCCAGGAGACCCTCTACAAGCAGTTTGGAAAACACTCCAAAGAGGCTCTCTTTTAtaat CACTGCCTGCCCCTGCCTGGCTTCCTGCTTCTCTCCACAGACATCTACAACCACTGCATCCACTTCAGTCAGAGCA CTCCAGTAGCCCTCCCTGTGATTGGACTCCACATGCCTATAATGTGGCTCTACTTGCTCGTCAACGTCATCACGCA ATACGTGTGCATCCGTGGCGTTTTCATCCTGACTACAGAGTGCGCCTCGCTGACTGTTACTCTGGTGGTGACACTGAGGAAGTTCCTCAGCCTCATCTTCTCCATCATTTACTTCCAGAATCCTTTCACCACCTGGCACTGGCTGGGCACGGGCGTGGTCTTCCTCGGTACTCTGTTGTACACGGAGGTGTGGAGCAGCGTGCAGGCCGCTCTGCGTGGACCCGACGCTAAGCAGAAGAAGACGGACTGA
- the LOC114452471 gene encoding vegetative cell wall protein gp1-like isoform X2 — protein MGGNSPSHFSQEEEGGGITFVKGIRLSDRVIYRMRQSQKVVRPPPAPESQTPMSTPVPAPSVEHLLPLLTPSAFIPTASPQEAPTTPAPVEPAPPVKLIPPPPVKFHSLPPASVEPASSPPPPVIDPAISAPPPTPSTPSPQVEVPPSESIVTANVEPQTPTTAEVLPPPIESSPAPVAPSEPPPLPCEPPSSPTIEPAVEMPSVAPSLPPVETAPPSVESTPVDIVTPPCHAEPVALLPVAESPPPAPEPVVVAPPPAPEPVVVAPPPAPEPVVVAPPPSPELVALAPPPAPEPVVVAPPPAPEPVVVAPPPAPEPVVVAPPPAPEPVAVAPPPSPELVALAPPPAPPHLPIASAPPLPSEPVAAAPSLATEPAKAEPPLPVPEAVAETPPPAPEPAVADPSLAPEPAAAAPPPAPELPFKGDVEPCQCVELAIVPADAPENVTLSEPAAPPTPEPAPCVEEPTLIPSPPSVIQDEIPDVIVVPPPASTLPLSAEEVEEKLRKQIMEEMQRSLEEDINQKRQELQRQLEEMRAQAQVEARTAAQAQVDEQVRKTLEAEKAAYMEKLTDSIAMERMKTKDERLMVQLYAHQLEEKEKELKKRDTLYKEHIAKLESKCTEFYKVTAESFQKGKEETHNRFARFDIQPVCGDLQSQILRCYKDNTGKTLSCSGIASAYMQCVDDAKKKKLSTGG, from the exons ATGGGGGGAAACAGCCCGAGTCACTTCTctcaggaagaggagggtggaggcatTACTTTTGTGAAGGGCATTCGG CTGTCGGACCGAGTAATCTACCGGATGAGACAGTCGCAGAAGGTCGTCCGTCCTCCGCCCGCGCCTGAATCCCAAACACCGATGTCCACTCCGGTCCCCGCTCCCTCTGTTGAACACTTGCTGCCTCTTCTGACACCTTCTGCGTTCATCCCCACTGCTTCACCTCAGGAAGCTCCAACCACACCTGCACCAGTAGAACCTGCTCCTCCTGTAAAGCTCATCCCCCCTCCACCTGTGAAGTTTCACTCCCTTCCTCCAGCCTCTGTGGAGCCTGCatcatcacctcctccacctgtgaTCGACCCCGCTatctcagctccacctccaacTCCATCCACACCATCTCCACAAGTTGAAGTACCTCCTTCTGAATCCATTGTCACAGCTAATGTAGAGCCACAAACCCCAACCACAGCAGAAGTCTTGCCTCCACCCATTGAGTCTTCTCCAGCCCCTGTGGCCCCCTCTGaacctccacctcttccttgtGAACCTCCATCATCTCCAACTATTGAGCCAGCTGTGGAAATGCCATCTGTAGCTCCTTCACTTCCACCAGTGGAAACAGCTCCACCCTCAGTTGAATCTACACCAGTTGACATAGTAACCCCACCCTGCCATGCTGAGCCTGTAGCTTTACTTCCTGTAGCAGAatctccacctcctgctccagAGCCTGTAGTAGTAGCTCCGCCTCCTGCTCCAGAGCCTGTAGTAGTagctccacctcctgctccagAGCCTGTAGTAGTagctccacctccttctccagaACTTGTAGCATtagctccacctccagctccagaGCCTGTAGTAGTagctccacctcctgctccagAGCCTGTTGTAGtagctccacctccagctccagaGCCTGTAGTAGTAGCCCCACCTCCTGCTCCAGAGCCTGTAGCAGTagctccacctccttctccagaACTTGTAGCATtagctccacctccagctcctcctcacctccctaTTGcgtcagctccacctcttccttcagagcctgttgcagcagctccatcactTGCTACAGAACCTGCTAAAGCAGAACCACCATTGCCTGTACCAGAGGCTGTTGCAGAAACACCACCTCCTGCTCCAGAGCCTGCCGTAGCTGATCCATCTCTCGCTCCAGAGCCTGcggcagcagctccacctcctgctcccGAGCTCCCCTTTAAAGGAGATGTCGAGCCCTGTCAGTGCGTGGAGCTGGCAATTGTTCCGGCTGATGCTCCTGAAAATGTGACCCTTTCGGAGCCTGCAGCACCACCTACGCCTGAGCCAGCTCCCTGTGTTGAGGAGCCCACCCTAATCCCATCTCCACCTTCCGTTATTCAGGATGAGATACCGGATGTCATCGTAGTGCCACCGCCTGCTTCCA CTTTGCCTCTTTctgctgaggaggtggaggaaaagTTGAGAAAGCAGATCATGGAGGAGATGCAGAGAAGTCTTGAGGAGGACATCAACCAGAAGAGGCAGGAGCTGCAGCGACA GCTAGAGGAGATGCGGGCTCAGGCTCAGGTGGAGGCCCGGACAGCTGCTCAGGCTCAGGTGGATGAGCAGGTGAGGAAGACTCTGGAGGCGGAGAAAGCAGCGTACATGGAGAAGCTGACGGACTCCATCGCCATGGAGCGAATGAAGACAAAAGACGAGCGGCTCATGGTGCAGCTTTAT GCTCAtcagctggaggagaaggagaaagagctgaagaAACGAGACACTCTGTACAAGGAACATATCGCCAAACTCGAATCAAAG TGTACAGAGTTTTACAAAGTGACTGCTGAGAGCTTCCAGAAGGGTAAAGAAGAGACTCACAACCGGTTTGC TCGTTTCGACATCCAGCCCGTGTGCGGAGACTTGCAGAGTCAGATATTAAGATGCTACAAGGACAACACAGGAAAGACTCTGTCCTGCTCAGGAATCGCCTCAGCCTACATGCAGTGTGTGGACGACGCCAAGAAA aagaagcTGAGCACGGGGGGTTAA
- the LOC114452471 gene encoding vegetative cell wall protein gp1-like isoform X1, with protein sequence MGGNSPSHFSQEEEGGGITFVKGIRLSDRVIYRMRQSQKVVRPPPAPESQTPMSTPVPAPSVEHLLPLLTPSAFIPTASPQEAPTTPAPVEPAPPVKLIPPPPVKFHSLPPASVEPASSPPPPVIDPAISAPPPTPSTPSPQVEVPPSESIVTANVEPQTPTTAEVLPPPIESSPAPVAPSEPPPLPCEPPSSPTIEPAVEMPSVAPSLPPVETAPPSVESTPVDIVTPPCHAEPVALLPVAESPPPAPEPVVVAPPPAPEPVVVAPPPAPEPVVVAPPPSPELVALAPPPAPEPVVVAPPPAPEPVVVAPPPAPEPVVVAPPPAPEPVAVAPPPSPELVALAPPPAPPHLPIASAPPLPSEPVAAAPSLATEPAKAEPPLPVPEAVAETPPPAPEPAVADPSLAPEPAAAAPPPAPELPFKGDVEPCQCVELAIVPADAPENVTLSEPAAPPTPEPAPCVEEPTLIPSPPSVIQDEIPDVIVVPPPASTLPLSAEEVEEKLRKQIMEEMQRSLEEDINQKRQELQRQLEEMRAQAQVEARTAAQAQVDEQVRKTLEAEKAAYMEKLTDSIAMERMKTKDERLMVQLYWMELKAHQLEEKEKELKKRDTLYKEHIAKLESKCTEFYKVTAESFQKGKEETHNRFARFDIQPVCGDLQSQILRCYKDNTGKTLSCSGIASAYMQCVDDAKKKKLSTGG encoded by the exons ATGGGGGGAAACAGCCCGAGTCACTTCTctcaggaagaggagggtggaggcatTACTTTTGTGAAGGGCATTCGG CTGTCGGACCGAGTAATCTACCGGATGAGACAGTCGCAGAAGGTCGTCCGTCCTCCGCCCGCGCCTGAATCCCAAACACCGATGTCCACTCCGGTCCCCGCTCCCTCTGTTGAACACTTGCTGCCTCTTCTGACACCTTCTGCGTTCATCCCCACTGCTTCACCTCAGGAAGCTCCAACCACACCTGCACCAGTAGAACCTGCTCCTCCTGTAAAGCTCATCCCCCCTCCACCTGTGAAGTTTCACTCCCTTCCTCCAGCCTCTGTGGAGCCTGCatcatcacctcctccacctgtgaTCGACCCCGCTatctcagctccacctccaacTCCATCCACACCATCTCCACAAGTTGAAGTACCTCCTTCTGAATCCATTGTCACAGCTAATGTAGAGCCACAAACCCCAACCACAGCAGAAGTCTTGCCTCCACCCATTGAGTCTTCTCCAGCCCCTGTGGCCCCCTCTGaacctccacctcttccttgtGAACCTCCATCATCTCCAACTATTGAGCCAGCTGTGGAAATGCCATCTGTAGCTCCTTCACTTCCACCAGTGGAAACAGCTCCACCCTCAGTTGAATCTACACCAGTTGACATAGTAACCCCACCCTGCCATGCTGAGCCTGTAGCTTTACTTCCTGTAGCAGAatctccacctcctgctccagAGCCTGTAGTAGTAGCTCCGCCTCCTGCTCCAGAGCCTGTAGTAGTagctccacctcctgctccagAGCCTGTAGTAGTagctccacctccttctccagaACTTGTAGCATtagctccacctccagctccagaGCCTGTAGTAGTagctccacctcctgctccagAGCCTGTTGTAGtagctccacctccagctccagaGCCTGTAGTAGTAGCCCCACCTCCTGCTCCAGAGCCTGTAGCAGTagctccacctccttctccagaACTTGTAGCATtagctccacctccagctcctcctcacctccctaTTGcgtcagctccacctcttccttcagagcctgttgcagcagctccatcactTGCTACAGAACCTGCTAAAGCAGAACCACCATTGCCTGTACCAGAGGCTGTTGCAGAAACACCACCTCCTGCTCCAGAGCCTGCCGTAGCTGATCCATCTCTCGCTCCAGAGCCTGcggcagcagctccacctcctgctcccGAGCTCCCCTTTAAAGGAGATGTCGAGCCCTGTCAGTGCGTGGAGCTGGCAATTGTTCCGGCTGATGCTCCTGAAAATGTGACCCTTTCGGAGCCTGCAGCACCACCTACGCCTGAGCCAGCTCCCTGTGTTGAGGAGCCCACCCTAATCCCATCTCCACCTTCCGTTATTCAGGATGAGATACCGGATGTCATCGTAGTGCCACCGCCTGCTTCCA CTTTGCCTCTTTctgctgaggaggtggaggaaaagTTGAGAAAGCAGATCATGGAGGAGATGCAGAGAAGTCTTGAGGAGGACATCAACCAGAAGAGGCAGGAGCTGCAGCGACA GCTAGAGGAGATGCGGGCTCAGGCTCAGGTGGAGGCCCGGACAGCTGCTCAGGCTCAGGTGGATGAGCAGGTGAGGAAGACTCTGGAGGCGGAGAAAGCAGCGTACATGGAGAAGCTGACGGACTCCATCGCCATGGAGCGAATGAAGACAAAAGACGAGCGGCTCATGGTGCAGCTTTAT TGGATGGAGCTGAAG GCTCAtcagctggaggagaaggagaaagagctgaagaAACGAGACACTCTGTACAAGGAACATATCGCCAAACTCGAATCAAAG TGTACAGAGTTTTACAAAGTGACTGCTGAGAGCTTCCAGAAGGGTAAAGAAGAGACTCACAACCGGTTTGC TCGTTTCGACATCCAGCCCGTGTGCGGAGACTTGCAGAGTCAGATATTAAGATGCTACAAGGACAACACAGGAAAGACTCTGTCCTGCTCAGGAATCGCCTCAGCCTACATGCAGTGTGTGGACGACGCCAAGAAA aagaagcTGAGCACGGGGGGTTAA